The following is a genomic window from uncultured Draconibacterium sp..
CCATATATAATTGGAATTGCGGTTGTAATCATTATTGTGCTTATCGTGGGCAAAAAGCAAGGATGGCTGGGCAGCGATGTTAGCGTAAAAGTGTCGACCGAAACAGTAGAAAGTAAAACCATTACCGAGTTTATAACTGCCAACGGAAAAATTCAACCGGAAACGGAGGTAAAAATCAGCCCTGATGTGGCCGGTGAGATCGTTGAACTACATGTTGAAGATGGCGATGCGGTTGAGCAGGGAAAATTACTGTGTGTTATAAAACCAGAAATGTATGTTTCGGCAGTAAACCGATCGGAAGCCGCCGTAAACTCATCGAAAGCCAGACAGGCACAGGCCGAGGCACAACTAATTGAAAACGAACTTTCGTACAAACGCTCCAAACAATTGTATGATAAAGGTACAATTCCGGTTTCGCAATTCGAATCAGCGGAAGCAGCATACAAAGTTGCACAAGCCGAAGCTCGTGCCGCACAATATTCGGTATTAAGTGCGCAGGCATCGCTTGACGAAGCCAAAGAGCAGCTGATAAAAACAAAAATTTACGCACCTATTACAGGAACCATTTCGGCATTAAATGTTGAAAAAGGCGAACGCGTGGTAGGAACCAGTATGATGGTGGGAACAGAAATGATGACCGTTGCTGACCTCAACAAAATGGAAGTGCAGGTTGAAGTAAACGAAAACGATATTGTAAAGGTAATGAAAGGCGACACTGCCCTGGTAGAAGTTGACGCATACCTAAACCGCAAATTCAAAGGTATTGTTACCGAAATTGCCAACTCGGCAAGTGTTGCCGGAACCAGTTCCGACCAGGTTACCAACTTCGATGTAAAAGTGCTTTTGCTAAAAGATTCGTACGAAGATCTGATTGATCCGGCGAATGGCAATCTTTACCCTTTCCGTCCCGGAATGTCGGCTACGGTTGATATTCTTACCGAAACCCGCGAAAATGTTATTTCGGTACCAATTTCGGCAGTTACAACACGGATAAAAAAAGAAAATGGCGGCACCAAAGAAGTTGGTACTGATTCGAAAAATTCTTCCGACGACGAAAACGCTACCCAGCGCGATGAAAAACAGGAAGTGGTTTTTGTATATACCGATGGCCGCGTAATGAAAACCGAAGTGGAAACCGGAATTCAGGACAACAACAGCATTGAAATTCTGAAAGGAATTAAAGTTGGCGACGAAGTAGTTATCGCGCCTTACACCATTATTAACCGCACGCTAAAAGACAGTATGCTGGTTAAAAAGGTTAGTGAAGAAGATTTGTTTAATTCGGAAGATTAAAATATTTTTATATAAACAAAACAGGGTTCCGATTTGATTCGCAACCCTGTTTTTGTTTATGATTCTATCTCTTATTCTCCGGGGAAATAATTGCGCGAATCAATAACAGTAAGATTATTCGTGTGTGCCCGACTCATTTCAAGCACCGCTTGCTCCGAAACCTTTTCACCTTTATAGGTGTAGGTTTTGTCCTGCACCACACGTTTTAGCAAAAGGTCTTTATAATCCACTTCAAAAGTGTACAACACATCGGTATAATAATCCGTATTGTTTTGCCCGATTGCAAGTGCCCGGCCCTGACGGTTACTTTTTGGAGCTACCGCTTCGCCTTCAATTTTTAATATCGAATAATCTTCTTTATTAATGCTGATTTTGCCTTTAAAAGTACCGGCATAATAATCGCCTGTAGTTGCTAGCGTAGGTACTTTCGGGCTGAAGGAAATCACCCAGTACTCTTTTCCATCGATAACGGGTTGGCTTTCCAGAGCCAGTTGATAGCTACTTAACAATGCAGGACTTAAAATACCCGATGCCGAGCGCACCCAGTCGAATCCCAACAAATCATCAATGTTTAATTGTGCGCTTGAGAAACTGTAATCGTCGTCGGTCTGTTCTTTTGTAACCGAGTAGTTCCGTGCTTTAAAAGCATCCGATTTGGAAGGATGAGTATAACCTGTTTCGTCGTAAAGCAACACAGTAGCAATTTGTGGCGATTTCACCTGCCCGTCAACTGCTTTTTCTTTTGAATAAGCAAAGTGCATATTAAACGGGCCCGAACCATAATTGTATTTAATATTCTCTGAGGCCATACGCAAAATGCGGATCAGTACTTTATTTTGTGCGGCAACATCAACCTCTTCAACATCATACGACTGAGACTGCAATTTTACCACTGCAAACTCTTTCGAAAAAAGTTCCTTTACCGGAAATTGTTTGTTGGTGAACCCCACGGCAGAAAAGTAAATTTTTTTATCCACCATCTCTTCAGGAATCTTCAATTCAAAATTCCCCTCGCTATCGCTGGCAGTGCCAAAAAACGTACCTTCCAAACCAATATTGGTATACGAAACCGGACGATTTGTATTGGCATCAACCACCTTCCCTTTAATGGTGTGCGCCACCTTCGATCCGCTTTGCCCCAACGCTGTAAGGGCAACAAAGACTGTAAAAATGAATATAATTGTTTTCTTCATGACCATCAATTTAAAAAAATAAAAGTAAGAAATAAATACCACACCCGCTTATTAAAACGTTGTAATACCCAATTATTATTGTGTATATTTGTTTTGAACATAAAAAGATCATTATGAGTAGA
Proteins encoded in this region:
- a CDS encoding efflux RND transporter periplasmic adaptor subunit → MKQKKTLPYIIGIAVVIIIVLIVGKKQGWLGSDVSVKVSTETVESKTITEFITANGKIQPETEVKISPDVAGEIVELHVEDGDAVEQGKLLCVIKPEMYVSAVNRSEAAVNSSKARQAQAEAQLIENELSYKRSKQLYDKGTIPVSQFESAEAAYKVAQAEARAAQYSVLSAQASLDEAKEQLIKTKIYAPITGTISALNVEKGERVVGTSMMVGTEMMTVADLNKMEVQVEVNENDIVKVMKGDTALVEVDAYLNRKFKGIVTEIANSASVAGTSSDQVTNFDVKVLLLKDSYEDLIDPANGNLYPFRPGMSATVDILTETRENVISVPISAVTTRIKKENGGTKEVGTDSKNSSDDENATQRDEKQEVVFVYTDGRVMKTEVETGIQDNNSIEILKGIKVGDEVVIAPYTIINRTLKDSMLVKKVSEEDLFNSED
- a CDS encoding carboxypeptidase-like regulatory domain-containing protein, which produces MKKTIIFIFTVFVALTALGQSGSKVAHTIKGKVVDANTNRPVSYTNIGLEGTFFGTASDSEGNFELKIPEEMVDKKIYFSAVGFTNKQFPVKELFSKEFAVVKLQSQSYDVEEVDVAAQNKVLIRILRMASENIKYNYGSGPFNMHFAYSKEKAVDGQVKSPQIATVLLYDETGYTHPSKSDAFKARNYSVTKEQTDDDYSFSSAQLNIDDLLGFDWVRSASGILSPALLSSYQLALESQPVIDGKEYWVISFSPKVPTLATTGDYYAGTFKGKISINKEDYSILKIEGEAVAPKSNRQGRALAIGQNNTDYYTDVLYTFEVDYKDLLLKRVVQDKTYTYKGEKVSEQAVLEMSRAHTNNLTVIDSRNYFPGE